From Tubulanus polymorphus chromosome 9, tnTubPoly1.2, whole genome shotgun sequence, a single genomic window includes:
- the LOC141910864 gene encoding uncharacterized protein LOC141910864, with amino-acid sequence MFNAVGLIYRLFIIAALLAVFAHAQVGTTAGIDVEQVADDVDEIPELDDLAFEAIRDEVDSNGIRTSVKKLFDGDSLPLSDLFDSLVSNNSARDREALEGLLVKKIKSKARSAKQKKKNFVKKVLNDQLFDLHDCVCSIHGDPHLNTFDHLTKSFANQELGEHLVSESTDAIPDKCKYTLTAVSDRKRKYNEQTPPHIVVARIKFAVMDSDIILSDNMTLKIGDSEIKTSSTVNDDISAVKDNDPDIDDFLKISYPECKISIFFKPRHKSLAVSVDSALYAGKMTGACGDCDGNKENDESFS; translated from the exons ATGTTTAACGCAGTGGGACTCATCTACAGGCTATTCATCATAGCAGCTTTATTAGCAGTGTTTGCGCATGCGCAAGTTGGAACAACAGCAGGAATAGACGTGGAACAGGTTGCTGACGATGTCGATGAGATTCCTGAGTTGGATGATCTGGCTTTCGAAGC AATCAGGGATGAAGTCGACTCGAATGGTATTAGAACTTCAGTAAAGAAGTTATTTGATGGAGATAGCTTACCATTGTCAG ATTTATTCGACTCTCTCGTGTCTAATAATTCGGCACGTGACCGCGAAGCGCTCGAGGGTTTgttagtgaaaaaaataaaatccaaaGCTCGCAGTGCCaagcagaaaaaaaagaacttcGTCAAAAAAGTGCTAAATGATCAACTTTTCGATTTACACG ATTGTGTGTGTTCAATACACGGTGATCCGCATCTGAACACATTCGACCATCTCACAAAATCGTTCGCTAATCAGGAACTGGGCGAACATTTAGTCAGTGAGTCGACGGACGCGATACCGGACAAATGCAAATACACTTTAACCGCTGTATCAGACCGGAAGCGGAAATACAACGAGCAGACCCCTCCGCATATCGTCGTGGCTCGTATTAAATTTGCCGTGATGGATAGCGATATCATCTTAAGCGATAACATGACATTAAAG ATCGGAGATAGTGAGATTAAGACCTCAAGTACTGTTAACGATGATATTTCAGCAGTTAAGGACAACGATCCTGATATCGACGATTTTCTGAAAATCTCATATCCTGAATGTAAGATTTCCATTTTCTTTAAACCGCGTCATAAATCGCTGGCCGTATCGGTAGATAGCGCCCTCTATGCGGGTAAAATGACGGGTGCCTGCGGGGATTGTGATGGCAATAAGGAAAATGATGAATCATTCAGTTAG